One Peterkaempfera bronchialis DNA window includes the following coding sequences:
- a CDS encoding PadR family transcriptional regulator yields the protein MSLRHAVLGLLADHSGSGYDLLRTFQTSLANVWSATQSQLYTELNRLADAGLVTVTAEGPRGRKEYALTGSGREELRHWLLEVEPERQRRNDALLRVFFLGQVTPEQGRAYLDREGRTAGEYHERLQELAAFIEEESDALAVHGRLALEWGLRFTRMQQEWAEWAARQLAEEAASPDTAPASTG from the coding sequence ATGAGCCTTCGCCATGCCGTCCTGGGCCTGCTGGCCGACCACTCCGGCAGTGGTTACGACCTGCTCCGCACCTTCCAGACCTCGCTCGCCAATGTCTGGTCGGCGACGCAGAGCCAGCTCTACACGGAGCTCAACCGGCTCGCCGACGCCGGGCTGGTCACCGTCACCGCCGAGGGTCCGCGCGGGCGCAAGGAGTACGCCCTCACCGGGAGCGGGCGCGAGGAGCTGCGCCACTGGCTGCTGGAGGTGGAGCCGGAGCGCCAGCGGCGCAACGACGCACTGCTGCGGGTCTTCTTCCTCGGGCAGGTCACCCCCGAGCAGGGCCGCGCCTATCTGGACCGCGAGGGGAGGACGGCCGGCGAGTACCACGAGCGGTTGCAGGAGCTGGCCGCGTTCATCGAGGAGGAGTCGGACGCGCTGGCGGTCCACGGCCGGCTGGCGCTGGAGTGGGGGCTTCGCTTCACCCGGATGCAGCAGGAGTGGGCCGAGTGGGCCGCCCGTCAGCTCGCCGAAGAGGCGGCTTCACCCGATACGGCGCCGGCCTCCACCGGCTGA
- a CDS encoding toxin-antitoxin system HicB family antitoxin, which produces MGEERTAVAERKKFLLRIDPQVHDALQRWADDELRSLNAHIEYLLRRALEQAGRPVRDAPPPRRGRPPRAPEGEGTAEPAGE; this is translated from the coding sequence GTGGGCGAGGAGAGGACAGCGGTGGCCGAGCGCAAGAAGTTCCTGCTGCGGATCGATCCCCAGGTCCATGACGCCCTGCAACGCTGGGCCGACGACGAACTGCGCAGCCTCAATGCGCATATCGAGTACCTGCTGCGCCGGGCCCTCGAACAGGCGGGGCGCCCCGTACGGGACGCCCCGCCGCCGCGTCGGGGCAGGCCGCCCCGGGCCCCCGAGGGCGAAGGCACGGCCGAGCCGGCCGGGGAGTGA
- a CDS encoding SPFH domain-containing protein, with product MTDQQAASTVPTEYVPDAQGGGGEVPERPAHSVSGYLLIAGVALLAVIGGLTTGLLAAAAHAPGPAAGVALATAVACAVPLSGLVVVNPNEARVLQLFGRYTGTLRQEGLHCVNPFTTKTRVSLRVSNFESSVLKVNDAEGTPVEIAAVVVWKVESPAAAVFQVDDYEEYVTTQAETAVRHLATSYPYDAEDGRPSLRSGLDLGDEMGAEVQERVAPAGVRVLECRITHLAYAPEIAQAMLQRQQAGAVVAARTRIVQGAVGMVEMALEQLNERDVVELDEERKAAMVSNLLVVLCGDRSTQPVVNTGTLYQ from the coding sequence ATGACCGATCAGCAGGCAGCCTCGACCGTCCCGACCGAGTACGTCCCCGATGCGCAGGGTGGCGGTGGCGAGGTCCCGGAGCGCCCGGCGCACTCGGTGAGCGGCTATCTGCTGATAGCCGGGGTGGCGCTGCTGGCCGTCATCGGCGGCCTCACCACCGGTCTGCTGGCCGCCGCCGCGCATGCGCCCGGCCCGGCGGCCGGTGTCGCGCTGGCGACCGCCGTCGCCTGCGCGGTCCCGCTCTCCGGTCTGGTCGTGGTCAACCCCAATGAGGCCCGGGTGCTCCAGCTCTTCGGCCGGTACACCGGCACGCTCCGCCAGGAGGGCCTGCACTGCGTCAACCCCTTCACCACCAAGACCCGGGTCTCCCTGCGGGTCTCCAACTTCGAGAGCTCGGTGCTCAAGGTCAACGACGCGGAGGGCACCCCGGTGGAGATCGCCGCCGTGGTGGTGTGGAAGGTGGAGTCCCCGGCCGCCGCGGTCTTCCAGGTCGACGACTACGAGGAGTACGTCACCACCCAGGCCGAGACCGCCGTCCGCCATCTGGCGACCTCCTACCCCTATGACGCCGAGGACGGCCGCCCCTCGCTCCGCTCCGGTCTCGACCTGGGCGACGAGATGGGCGCCGAGGTGCAGGAGCGGGTCGCCCCGGCCGGGGTGCGGGTGCTGGAGTGCCGCATCACCCACCTCGCGTACGCACCGGAGATCGCCCAGGCGATGCTCCAGCGCCAGCAGGCCGGGGCCGTGGTGGCCGCCCGCACCCGGATCGTGCAGGGCGCGGTGGGCATGGTGGAGATGGCGCTGGAGCAGCTGAACGAGCGCGACGTGGTGGAGTTGGACGAGGAGCGCAAGGCCGCCATGGTCAGCAATCTGCTGGTGGTGCTCTGCGGCGACCGCTCCACCCAGCCCGTGGTCAACACCGGCACCCTGTACCAGTGA
- a CDS encoding MBL fold metallo-hydrolase, with protein MAARIDHLVTSGTFSLDGGTWEVDNNVWIVGDDSEALVIDAAHDADAIAAAVGDRRLVAIVCTHAHNDHIDAAPALAARTGAPVLLHPDDLPLWKRTHPDREPDGELADGRVLTVAGTELTVLHTPGHAPGAVCLYAPSLATVFTGDTLFQGGPGATGRSFSHFPTIIDSIRERLLSLPPETVVRTGHGDSTTVGAEAPHLQEWIDRGH; from the coding sequence ATGGCCGCCCGCATCGACCACCTGGTCACCTCCGGCACCTTCTCGCTGGACGGCGGCACCTGGGAGGTGGACAACAACGTCTGGATCGTCGGCGACGACAGCGAGGCGCTGGTGATCGACGCCGCCCATGACGCCGACGCCATCGCGGCGGCCGTCGGCGACCGGCGGCTGGTCGCGATCGTCTGCACCCACGCGCACAACGACCACATCGACGCCGCGCCCGCGCTGGCCGCCCGCACCGGCGCACCGGTGCTGCTGCACCCCGACGACCTGCCGCTCTGGAAGCGGACCCACCCGGACCGGGAGCCCGACGGCGAGCTGGCCGACGGCCGGGTCCTCACCGTCGCGGGCACCGAGCTGACCGTGCTGCACACCCCGGGGCACGCCCCGGGCGCGGTCTGCCTGTACGCGCCCTCGCTCGCCACGGTCTTCACCGGGGACACCCTCTTCCAGGGCGGCCCCGGCGCCACCGGCCGGTCCTTCTCCCACTTTCCGACGATCATCGACTCCATCCGGGAGCGGCTGCTGAGCCTGCCGCCGGAGACGGTGGTCCGCACCGGCCACGGCGACTCGACCACGGTCGGTGCCGAGGCTCCGCACCTCCAGGAGTGGATCGACCGGGGGCACTGA
- a CDS encoding S-(hydroxymethyl)mycothiol dehydrogenase, translated as MAQQVRGVVARGKGEPVSVETVLVPDPGPGEAVVKVQACGVCHTDLHYREGGINDEFPFLLGHEAAGVVESVGEGVTEVAPGDFVILNWRAVCGQCRACRRGRPWYCFNTHNATQKMTLADGTELSPALGIGAFAEKTLVAAGQCTKVDPAASPAAAGLLGCGVMAGLGAALNTGNVGRGDSVAVIGCGGVGGAALMGAHLAGAARIIAVDVDDRKLETARKLGATHTVNSRATDPVEAIRELTGGNGADVVIEAVGRPETYQQAFYARDLAGTVVLVGVPTPEMRLELPLLDVFGRGGALKSSWYGDCLPSRDFPMLIDLYLQGRLDLDAFVTETIPLDGVEEAFARMHHGDVLRSVVVF; from the coding sequence ATGGCACAGCAGGTTCGAGGCGTAGTCGCCCGAGGCAAGGGCGAGCCGGTCTCGGTCGAGACGGTCCTGGTCCCCGACCCCGGTCCGGGCGAGGCGGTGGTGAAGGTGCAGGCGTGCGGCGTCTGCCACACCGACCTGCACTACCGCGAGGGCGGCATCAACGACGAGTTCCCCTTCCTGCTGGGCCATGAGGCGGCGGGTGTGGTCGAGTCGGTGGGCGAGGGCGTGACCGAGGTGGCCCCCGGCGACTTCGTGATCCTCAACTGGCGTGCGGTGTGCGGGCAGTGCCGCGCCTGTCGGCGCGGTCGGCCCTGGTACTGCTTCAACACCCACAACGCCACGCAGAAGATGACCCTGGCGGACGGCACCGAGCTGTCGCCCGCCCTGGGGATCGGCGCGTTCGCCGAGAAGACCCTGGTCGCGGCGGGGCAGTGCACCAAGGTCGACCCGGCGGCCTCCCCGGCGGCGGCCGGGCTGCTGGGCTGCGGTGTGATGGCCGGGCTGGGCGCCGCCCTCAACACCGGGAACGTCGGCCGGGGCGACTCGGTCGCCGTCATCGGCTGCGGCGGCGTCGGCGGCGCCGCCCTGATGGGCGCGCACCTGGCCGGCGCGGCGCGGATCATCGCCGTGGACGTGGACGACCGCAAGCTGGAGACCGCGCGGAAGCTGGGCGCGACCCACACCGTCAACTCCCGTGCCACCGACCCGGTGGAGGCCATCCGCGAGCTGACCGGCGGCAATGGCGCCGATGTCGTCATCGAGGCGGTGGGCCGCCCCGAGACCTACCAGCAGGCCTTCTACGCCCGCGACCTGGCCGGCACCGTCGTGCTGGTCGGCGTGCCCACCCCGGAGATGCGCCTGGAGCTGCCGCTGCTGGACGTCTTCGGCCGGGGCGGCGCGCTCAAGTCGTCCTGGTACGGCGACTGCCTGCCGTCCCGCGACTTCCCCATGCTGATCGACCTCTACCTCCAGGGCCGCCTGGACCTGGACGCCTTCGTCACCGAGACCATCCCGCTGGACGGCGTGGAGGAGGCGTTCGCCCGGATGCACCACGGCGATGTGCTGCGCTCGGTGGTGGTCTTCTGA
- a CDS encoding DUF6126 family protein, protein MAADASSSPTETQDAGKPTGRRVYLRAFIYVAAVHLFAALLFAMFALGARR, encoded by the coding sequence ATGGCAGCTGACGCCTCCTCGTCCCCCACCGAGACCCAGGACGCGGGCAAGCCCACCGGACGCCGGGTCTACCTGAGGGCGTTCATCTACGTCGCCGCGGTGCACCTGTTCGCCGCGCTGCTCTTCGCCATGTTCGCCCTGGGCGCGCGCCGCTGA
- a CDS encoding helix-turn-helix domain-containing protein, which translates to MSRTIEPEPDPAAGADQEVAGLGARLREQRHRSGLTLEAAAARVGLSPAHLSRLETERRQPSLPVLLGLSRAYATTVAELLGEEPPRRDPVVRGGRLEPGRAGGWSYQRAGAPGRAMQALRVHIPPAVQDAVVRVHPGEEWLYVTEGRLRLALGDTDHLLGPGDAAHFDSLTPHRLAADSAGGAELLFVHTLLQSPLGELCIGPSVPVH; encoded by the coding sequence ATGAGCCGTACCATCGAGCCCGAGCCGGACCCGGCCGCCGGTGCCGACCAGGAGGTCGCGGGACTCGGCGCCCGCCTGCGCGAGCAGCGCCACCGCAGCGGCCTGACCCTGGAGGCGGCCGCCGCCCGGGTGGGACTCTCCCCGGCCCATCTGTCGCGGCTGGAGACCGAGCGCCGCCAGCCCTCGCTGCCCGTGCTGCTGGGCCTCTCCCGAGCATACGCGACCACGGTCGCCGAACTCCTGGGGGAGGAGCCGCCGCGGCGCGACCCCGTGGTGCGCGGCGGCCGGCTGGAGCCGGGCCGGGCCGGTGGCTGGAGCTACCAGCGGGCCGGAGCCCCCGGGCGCGCGATGCAGGCCCTGCGGGTGCACATCCCGCCTGCGGTCCAGGACGCCGTGGTGCGGGTCCATCCGGGTGAGGAGTGGCTCTATGTGACCGAGGGGCGGCTGCGGCTCGCCCTCGGCGACACCGACCATCTGCTCGGCCCCGGCGACGCCGCGCACTTCGACTCGCTCACACCGCACCGACTGGCCGCCGACTCCGCCGGCGGCGCGGAACTGCTCTTTGTCCACACCCTGTTGCAGAGCCCGCTGGGCGAGCTGTGCATCGGCCCCTCCGTCCCGGTCCACTGA
- a CDS encoding AMIN-like domain-containing (lipo)protein, with the protein MFTPTRATALAAAGTLLAAGGALAATPAAASSPTGAQVVNARIAGHPTYDRIVIDVKGALPKATVQRVDRLRYDGSGKAVPLAGKSFLRITLTPAVAHNAAGTAVYRGPRLTTLRLTRVKGLALTGDFEGYVSFGVALDKKTGWTVTRLGSPSRLVVDIKR; encoded by the coding sequence ATGTTCACTCCGACCCGTGCCACGGCACTCGCCGCCGCAGGCACCCTTCTGGCGGCAGGCGGCGCTCTCGCCGCCACCCCGGCCGCCGCCTCCTCGCCCACCGGGGCGCAGGTGGTCAACGCCCGCATCGCCGGGCATCCGACCTATGACCGCATCGTCATCGACGTCAAGGGCGCGCTGCCCAAGGCCACGGTGCAGCGGGTGGACCGGCTCCGCTACGACGGCTCCGGGAAGGCGGTCCCGCTCGCCGGGAAGTCGTTCCTCCGGATCACGCTCACCCCGGCGGTCGCGCACAACGCCGCCGGTACGGCGGTCTACCGGGGCCCGAGGCTGACCACCCTGCGGCTGACCCGGGTCAAGGGGCTCGCCCTGACCGGCGACTTCGAGGGGTATGTGTCCTTCGGGGTCGCCCTGGACAAGAAGACCGGCTGGACCGTGACCCGGTTGGGTTCCCCCAGCCGGCTCGTGGTCGACATCAAGCGCTGA